Proteins encoded by one window of Chromobacterium violaceum ATCC 12472:
- a CDS encoding NarK family nitrate/nitrite MFS transporter, translating to MTYLIKHWEPESASFWQQQGRSVARRNLWISIPALTLAFVIWQVWSVAVLNMPNIGFGYTQNQLFWLAALPALSGATLRIFYSFMVPVFGGRKWTAISTASLLIPAVGIGFAVQNPDTSYVTMVTLALLCGFGGGNFSSSMANISFFFPKSEKGTALGLNAGLGNLGVSIVQFVVPIVITMGLFGQLGGDPQHWVKGAAAKQMWLQNAGFVWVPFIVLSTLAAWFGMNDLASAKSSFSEQAVIFTRKHNWLMCWLYVGTFGSFIGFSAGFPLLVKGQFPDIDPTRYAFLGPLVGALTRPLGGWLADKIGGAKVTQTVFALMVLGVLGVIFFLPHGGQGGNFYGFFAMFLCLFALTGVGNGSTFMQVPAIFLTLHQRMAGPGESAMRQATQDATREAAAVLGFAGAIGAYGGFFIPKSYGTSIAMTGGVEAALYLFIAFYLSCLAINGWYYARKNAEVRC from the coding sequence ATGACTTATCTGATCAAACACTGGGAGCCGGAATCGGCTTCGTTCTGGCAGCAGCAGGGACGCTCGGTGGCGCGGCGCAACCTGTGGATCTCGATTCCGGCGCTGACGCTGGCCTTCGTGATCTGGCAGGTGTGGAGCGTGGCGGTGCTGAACATGCCCAATATCGGCTTCGGCTACACCCAGAACCAGCTGTTCTGGCTGGCGGCGCTGCCGGCCTTGTCCGGCGCCACGCTGCGCATCTTCTATTCCTTCATGGTGCCGGTGTTCGGCGGCCGCAAGTGGACGGCGATCTCCACCGCCAGCCTGCTGATTCCGGCGGTGGGCATAGGCTTCGCGGTGCAGAACCCGGACACCAGCTATGTGACCATGGTGACGCTGGCGCTGCTGTGCGGCTTCGGCGGCGGCAATTTCAGCTCCAGCATGGCCAATATCAGCTTCTTCTTCCCCAAGTCGGAAAAGGGCACCGCGCTGGGCCTGAACGCCGGCCTGGGCAATCTGGGCGTATCCATCGTGCAGTTCGTGGTGCCCATCGTCATCACCATGGGCCTGTTCGGCCAGTTGGGCGGCGATCCGCAGCACTGGGTGAAGGGCGCGGCAGCCAAACAGATGTGGCTGCAGAACGCCGGCTTCGTCTGGGTGCCGTTCATCGTGCTGTCCACGCTGGCGGCCTGGTTCGGCATGAACGACCTGGCCTCGGCCAAATCCTCGTTTTCCGAGCAGGCGGTGATCTTCACCCGCAAGCATAACTGGCTGATGTGCTGGCTGTACGTGGGCACCTTCGGTTCTTTCATCGGCTTCTCCGCCGGCTTCCCGCTGCTGGTCAAGGGCCAGTTCCCCGACATCGACCCCACCCGCTACGCCTTCCTGGGCCCCTTGGTCGGCGCGCTGACCCGCCCGCTGGGCGGCTGGCTGGCCGACAAGATAGGCGGCGCCAAGGTGACGCAGACGGTGTTCGCGCTGATGGTGCTGGGCGTGCTGGGCGTGATCTTTTTCCTGCCGCACGGCGGCCAGGGCGGCAACTTCTACGGTTTCTTCGCGATGTTCCTGTGCCTGTTCGCGCTGACCGGCGTCGGCAATGGCTCCACCTTCATGCAGGTGCCGGCCATTTTCCTGACGCTGCACCAGCGCATGGCCGGCCCGGGCGAGTCGGCCATGCGGCAGGCCACCCAGGACGCCACCCGCGAGGCGGCGGCGGTGCTCGGTTTCGCCGGCGCGATCGGCGCCTACGGCGGCTTCTTCATCCCCAAGAGCTACGGCACCTCCATCGCGATGACCGGCGGGGTAGAGGCGGCGCTGTACCTGTTCATCGCCTTCTACCTGAGCTGCCTGGCGATCAACGGCTGGTACTACGCCCGCAAGAACGCGGAAGTGCGTTGCTGA
- a CDS encoding MFS transporter yields MTSPTFKRYSVLASSTLAFTLCFMVWMMFAVLGIPIKQQLGLNETEFGILAATPVLTGSLIRVPLGIWTDRYGGRPVLFALMLSCVLPIYLMQFASAYWQFLLAGLFVGLAGGSFSVGTPYVARWFRKEQQGLAMGIFGAGNAGSALTKLVAPALILAWGWQSVPTAYALIMLAAAILFWLFSFSDPAHKAPSTVTLRQQLALMKHPAVLRYCQYYSVVFGGYVALALWMTKYYVGEYGLDLKHAALLAACFSLPGGVLRAVGGYLSDRFGPYVVTWAVMWVCWVAFFLLSYPQTEMRVATTGGPLSLHIGLNVYLFTGLLFLVGVAMAIGKASVFKFISDEFPDSIGAVSGVVGLSGGLGGFLLPILFGVLLDLTGVRSSAFMLLYGTVCVSLVWMHFSFKSAARAKARARAAEPVNPIPLTNERG; encoded by the coding sequence ATGACTTCCCCGACATTCAAACGCTACAGCGTGCTGGCCAGCAGCACGCTGGCTTTCACCCTCTGCTTCATGGTCTGGATGATGTTCGCGGTGCTGGGCATCCCGATCAAGCAGCAGCTGGGCCTCAATGAAACCGAGTTCGGCATCCTGGCCGCCACGCCGGTGCTGACCGGTTCGCTGATCCGCGTGCCGCTGGGCATCTGGACCGACCGCTACGGCGGCCGCCCGGTGCTGTTCGCGCTGATGCTCAGCTGCGTGCTGCCCATCTACCTGATGCAGTTCGCCAGCGCCTACTGGCAGTTCCTGCTGGCCGGGCTATTCGTCGGCCTGGCCGGCGGTTCGTTCTCGGTCGGCACGCCCTATGTGGCGCGCTGGTTCCGCAAGGAGCAGCAGGGCCTGGCCATGGGCATTTTCGGCGCCGGCAACGCCGGCTCGGCGCTGACCAAGCTGGTGGCCCCGGCGCTGATCCTGGCCTGGGGCTGGCAGAGCGTGCCCACCGCCTACGCGCTGATCATGCTGGCCGCCGCCATCCTGTTCTGGCTGTTCTCCTTCAGCGATCCGGCCCACAAGGCGCCGTCCACGGTGACGCTGCGCCAGCAGCTGGCGCTGATGAAGCATCCGGCGGTGCTGCGCTATTGCCAGTACTACTCGGTGGTGTTCGGCGGCTACGTGGCGCTGGCGCTGTGGATGACCAAGTACTACGTCGGCGAGTACGGGCTGGACCTGAAGCACGCGGCGTTGCTGGCGGCCTGTTTCTCCTTGCCGGGCGGCGTGCTGCGCGCGGTGGGGGGCTATCTGTCTGACCGCTTCGGCCCCTACGTGGTCACTTGGGCGGTGATGTGGGTGTGCTGGGTGGCCTTCTTCCTGCTGTCCTATCCGCAGACCGAGATGCGCGTGGCGACCACCGGCGGGCCGCTCAGCCTGCACATCGGCCTCAACGTCTACCTGTTCACCGGCCTGCTGTTCCTGGTGGGCGTGGCGATGGCGATAGGCAAGGCCTCGGTGTTCAAGTTCATCTCCGACGAATTTCCCGACTCCATCGGCGCGGTGTCCGGCGTGGTCGGCCTGTCCGGCGGCCTGGGCGGCTTCCTGCTGCCCATCCTGTTCGGCGTCTTGCTCGACCTGACCGGCGTGCGCAGCAGCGCCTTCATGCTGCTGTACGGCACGGTGTGCGTCAGCCTGGTGTGGATGCATTTTTCCTTCAAATCGGCGGCAAGAGCCAAGGCGCGGGCGCGCGCGGCCGAGCCCGTCAATCCCATTCCCTTGACCAACGAACGCGGCTGA
- a CDS encoding PqiC family protein, which yields MIRHWIPAVFLAAALAGCASPQSRFYGLDAPAAPQAQAQFGKRVLLGPVSLPAALDRPQLVLDMGGGELKLQEFDRWSAPLDRLLAQRLSLGVARASGVASVYAYPQPGMDGGELRIAVDVRGLSLKPGQGAALEAAWQLQNAADGRILARGGFSRSQPVASDQPGALLAGLQTLLDGLAADIAAPLAQHPEWWRAG from the coding sequence ATGATCAGACATTGGATTCCCGCCGTTTTTCTGGCCGCCGCGCTGGCGGGCTGCGCGTCGCCGCAGTCCCGTTTCTACGGCCTGGACGCGCCGGCCGCGCCGCAGGCGCAGGCCCAGTTCGGCAAGCGGGTGCTGCTGGGGCCGGTGAGCCTGCCCGCGGCGCTGGATAGGCCGCAACTGGTGCTGGACATGGGCGGCGGCGAGCTGAAACTGCAGGAGTTCGATCGCTGGAGCGCGCCGCTGGACCGCTTGCTGGCGCAGCGGCTCAGCCTGGGCGTGGCGCGCGCCAGCGGCGTGGCCAGCGTCTACGCTTATCCGCAGCCGGGCATGGACGGCGGCGAGCTGCGCATCGCCGTAGACGTGCGCGGCCTCAGCCTGAAGCCGGGGCAGGGCGCGGCGCTGGAGGCGGCCTGGCAGCTGCAGAACGCGGCCGACGGCAGGATACTGGCGCGCGGCGGCTTCAGCCGCAGCCAGCCGGTGGCGTCGGACCAGCCTGGAGCGCTGCTTGCCGGACTGCAGACGTTGCTGGACGGCCTGGCCGCCGACATCGCCGCGCCGCTGGCCCAGCACCCGGAATGGTGGCGCGCGGGCTGA